The following are from one region of the Oncorhynchus masou masou isolate Uvic2021 chromosome 24, UVic_Omas_1.1, whole genome shotgun sequence genome:
- the dnai4 gene encoding dynein axonemal intermediate chain 4, protein MSTTRAKPKKPTLKVTPSSRVMNVSTSGVLRVNHSSTYARSINASVSRKSFSLAADSKILDKSSVQTPKHTVQVFDENGKDVTPQPLYQPDPAAVMSKHSKIFASDTSGGTMSDFYSTAYQTTTNASFAGPFTRSVFGSSTVSRGSQSTMESMNEEIEDPSSKRDISISLSDVQVRREEVKELIKEEMLDDVVDRYLIESETLWLLHMPAVSVSVDSEEAESVKERNNLYMELCKNRMGNDRYVERSMQTFNGAPKTKEVQSEAITMVDAATTATTWDMYDSFRSAGLGEAALSPDTDKASVPEIVSNHRLDPTRAPERTMSVISTTSIASASSSRIEMEPFVVPSEDEPDPELILQSEKFQQDLFVMERIILENIYQPKLAAYRQLPTLEDPDSVPKVVPTVVSRREESSLAEEGTLTPALERLWSFSCELTSGHNVSSMAWNKRNPDLLAVGYGQFDFKDQKSGLICCWSLKNPTWPERFFTCESGVTTLDFSASNASQLAVGMHDGSIATYNVESREKTPVIDSSDCAHKHTSPVWQVRWIDHERGASGEDKGETLISVSADGRISKWFLRKGLDCIDLMKLKRTRNEKAKKQVGDKEKKSEALISRQAPGLCFDFHPTDSNIYLAGTEEGHIHKCSCSYNEQFLETYIAHKGPLYRITWSPFCSDVFLSCSSDWTIQLWRQDLFTPVLGFTSTQSAVYDVMWSPKWATVFGAVNEGRVEIWDLGASILDPTIVSLASPGVKLTSLLFATETDCILVGDSDGQVSVYQLKNLTVGEGTQVAALEDIIGSTLASQL, encoded by the exons GTCTTTGATGAAAATGGCAAGGACGTCACCCCACAGCCTCTCTACCAGCCAGACCCTGCAGCAGTGATGTCGAAACACAGTAAGATCTTTGCTAGTGACACCTCTGGTGGCACCATGTCAGACTTCTACTCTACGGCATACCAGACAACAACCAACGCTAGCTTCGCTGGGCCCTTTACCAG GTCAGTGTTTGGAAGCAGCACAGTGTCCAGAGGGAGCCAGTCCACGATGGAGTCgatgaatgaagagattgaggaCCCATCCTCCAAAAGGGACATCTCCATCAGTCTCTCAG ATGTCCAGGTGAGGAGGGAAGAGGTGAAAGAGTTGATAAAGGAGGAGATGTTGGACGACGTGGTGGATCGGTACCTCATCGAGTCAGAGACCCTCTGGCTACTGCACATGCCAGCCGTCTCTGTGTCTGTGGACTCTGAGGAAGCTGAATCTGTCAA agagagaaacaatctgtacatggagctgtgtaaGAACAGAATGGGGAATGATAGGTACGTGGAGCGTTCAATGCAGACGTTCAACGGAGCGCCCAAGACCAAGGAGGTCCAGAGTGAGGCCATCACCATGGTGGATGCAG ccaccacagccaccacctGGGATATGTATGACTCATTCCGCAGCGCAGGGCTGGGGGAGGCTGCCTTGTCTCCAGACACAGACAAGGCCAGCGTCCCTGAGATTGTCTCCAATCACAGACTGGACCCCACCAGAGCCCCCGAGAGAACCATGTCTGTCATCAGCACCACTAGCATAG CGAGTGCCTCTAGCTCGCGGATCGAGATGGAGCCTTTCGTGGTTCCGTCTGAAGATGAACCGGACCCGGAACTGATTCTGCAGTCAGAGAAGTTCCAGCAGGATCTGTTCGTGATGGAAAGAATCATTCTGGAGAACATCTACCAGCCGAAGCTGGCTGCATACAGACAGCTCCCCACATTGGAAG ATCCTGACAGCGTGCCCAAGGTTGTGCCCACGGTGgtgagcaggagagaggagagttccCTGGCTGAGGAGGGCACTCTGACCCCTGCCCTGGAGCGCCTCTGGTCCTTCAGCTGTGAGCTGACTTCAGGACACAACGTCAGCAGTATGGCCTGGAACAAGAGGAACCCA GACCTTCTTGCAGTGGGGtatggacagtttgatttcaaagACCAGAAATCAGGCCTGATCTGCTGCTGGTCTCTGAAGAACCCCACG TGGCCTGAGAGGTTCTTCACCTGTGAGAGTGGAGTGACTACTTTGGACTTTTCGGCAAGCAATGCCAGCCAGCTAGCAGTGGGGATGCATGATGGCAGCATAGCCACCTACAATGTCGAGAGCAGAGAGAAGACACCCGTCATTGACAGCAG tgactgTGCCCACAAGCACACAAGCCCTgtgtggcaggtaaggtggatcGACCATGAGAGGGGAGCCTCAGGGGAGGACAAGGGAGAGACACTCATCTCTGTGTCTGCAGACGGCAGGATCAGCAAGTGGTTCCTGCGGAAAGGCCTCGACTGCATAG ACCTGATGAAGCTGAAGAGGACGAGGAATGAGAAAGCCAAGAAGCAGGTTGGAGACAAAGAGAAGAAGAGCGAGGCACTCATATCACGGCAGGCACCGGGGCTCTGTTTTGACTTCCATCCCACG GACTCCAACATCTACCTTGCTGGTACAGAGGAGGGCCACATCCACAAGTGTTCCTGTTCCTATAACGAACAGTTCCTGGAGACCTACATAGCACACAAA GGCCCTCTGTACCGGATCACATGGTCTCCGTTCTGCTCAGATGTCTTCCTGAGCTGCTCCTCTGATTGGACGATCCAGCTGTGGCGACAGGACCTGTTCACTCCCGTGCTGGGCTTCACCTCGACCCAGAGTGCCGTCTATGATGTCATGTGGTCCCCCAAGTGGGCCACTGTGTTTGGGGCCGTCAACGAGGGACGCGTGGAGATCTGGGACCTGGGAGCCAGCAT CTTGGACCCCACCATAGTGAGCCTGGCCAGTCCCGGGGTGAAGCTGACCTCCCTGCTGTTTGCTACTGAGACAGACTGTATCCTAGTGGGGGACAGTGATGGGCAGGTCAGCGTCTACCAGCTCAAGAACCTCACCGTAGGAGAGGGAACACAG GTGGCTGCGTTAGAGGACATCATCGGCTCCACCCTGGCCAGTCAGCTGTGA